Proteins from a single region of Sesamum indicum cultivar Zhongzhi No. 13 linkage group LG5, S_indicum_v1.0, whole genome shotgun sequence:
- the LOC105162634 gene encoding syntaxin-132-like isoform X1, with protein MNDLLTDSFVGDVKDNASREHDLEMGFRVPRSNSDLGMESFHKQIQEVEKQVDRLSALLVKLKDANEESKSVTKASSMKAIRKRMEKDVDEVGKIARNVKLKIEAINKDNLANRQKPGSGKGTAVDRSRMTVTNALTKKFKDLMTEFQALRQRIDDEYREVVERRVMTVTGTRPDEKTINHLIETGNSEQIFQKAIQEAGHGQVLNTLEEIQERHDAVKEIEKKLLDLHQIYLDMAVLVEAQGEILDNIESQVSNAVDHVQSGTTALQNAKKLQKNSRKWMCIAIIILLIIVAIIVVGVLKPWKNGEGA; from the exons ATGAATGACCTTCTGACG GATTCCTTTGTCGGTGATGTCAAAGACAATGCTTCCAGAGAACATGATCTTGAGATGGGTTTTCGAGTTCCTAGGAGTAATTCCGACTTGGGAATGGAATCCTTTCATAAGCAG ATACAAGAGGTTGAGAAGCAGGTGGACAGACTCTCGGCTTTGCTTGTGAAGCTTAAG GATGCAAACGAGGAGTCAAAATCAGTTACCAAAGCATCTTCCATGAAAG CTATAAGGAAGCGGATGGAGAAAGATGTAGATGAAGTGGGAAAAATAGCACGGAatgtaaaactgaaaattgaagcaataaataaagat AACTTAGCAAATCGGCAAAAGCCCGGTTCAGGTAAAGGAACTGCAGTGGATAGGTCAAGGATGACAGTGACAAA TGCcttaaccaaaaaatttaaagaccTCATGACAGAATTTCAG GCCTTGAGACAGAGGATCGACGACGAATATCGTGAGGTTGTTGAGAGAAGGGTAATGACAG TAACTGGAACCAGACCGGATGAAAAG ACCATCAACCATCTGATTGAAACTGGAAACAGTGAACAAATATTCCAGAAGGCTATCCAAGAAGCCGGCCATGGGCAG GTACTAAATACTTTGGAAGAAATTCAAGAGAGGCATGATGCcgtaaaagaaattgaaaaaaagcTTCTCGACTTGCACCAG ATTTACCTTGATATGGCTGTTTTAGTTGAAGCTCAAGGAGAAATCTTAGATAACATTGAGAGCCAG GTGTCGAATGCAGTCGATCATGTCCAATCAGGGACAACTGCACTTCAGAATGCAAAGAAACTTCAGAAGAACTCGAGAAAATGGATGTGCATTGCCATTATTATTCTCTTAATTATCGTAGCCATTATCGTTGTCGGGGTTCTCAAACCTTGGAAAAACGGGGAGGGTGCTTAG
- the LOC105162634 gene encoding syntaxin-132-like isoform X2 encodes MNDLLTDSFVGDVKDNASREHDLEMGFRVPRSNSDLGMESFHKQIQEVEKQVDRLSALLVKLKDANEESKSVTKASSMKAIRKRMEKDVDEVGKIARNVKLKIEAINKDNLANRQKPGSGKGTAVDRSRMTVTNALTKKFKDLMTEFQALRQRIDDEYREVVERRVMTVTGTRPDEKTINHLIETGNSEQIFQKAIQEAGHGQVLNTLEEIQERHDAVKEIEKKLLDLHQIYLDMAVLVEAQGEILDNIESQVKNAVDHVNMGTDALQTAKSLQKKSRKCMMIAIVLFLLIALIVVLSILKPWKK; translated from the exons ATGAATGACCTTCTGACG GATTCCTTTGTCGGTGATGTCAAAGACAATGCTTCCAGAGAACATGATCTTGAGATGGGTTTTCGAGTTCCTAGGAGTAATTCCGACTTGGGAATGGAATCCTTTCATAAGCAG ATACAAGAGGTTGAGAAGCAGGTGGACAGACTCTCGGCTTTGCTTGTGAAGCTTAAG GATGCAAACGAGGAGTCAAAATCAGTTACCAAAGCATCTTCCATGAAAG CTATAAGGAAGCGGATGGAGAAAGATGTAGATGAAGTGGGAAAAATAGCACGGAatgtaaaactgaaaattgaagcaataaataaagat AACTTAGCAAATCGGCAAAAGCCCGGTTCAGGTAAAGGAACTGCAGTGGATAGGTCAAGGATGACAGTGACAAA TGCcttaaccaaaaaatttaaagaccTCATGACAGAATTTCAG GCCTTGAGACAGAGGATCGACGACGAATATCGTGAGGTTGTTGAGAGAAGGGTAATGACAG TAACTGGAACCAGACCGGATGAAAAG ACCATCAACCATCTGATTGAAACTGGAAACAGTGAACAAATATTCCAGAAGGCTATCCAAGAAGCCGGCCATGGGCAG GTACTAAATACTTTGGAAGAAATTCAAGAGAGGCATGATGCcgtaaaagaaattgaaaaaaagcTTCTCGACTTGCACCAG ATTTACCTTGATATGGCTGTTTTAGTTGAAGCTCAAGGAGAAATCTTAGATAACATTGAGAGCCAG GtgaaaaatgcagtggatCATGTGAACATGGGCACAGATGCTCTTCAAACAGCAAAAAGCTTGCAGAAAAAGTCGAGAAAATGTATGATGATTGCCATTGTTTTGTTCTTGCTTATTGCACTCATCGTAGTGCTCTCTATTCTCAAACCATGGAAAAAGTAG